A single region of the Sphingobium sp. TKS genome encodes:
- a CDS encoding aromatic ring-hydroxylating oxygenase subunit alpha: MDGSGQEDDPDAAWSLPGWTYRDPEFFHAELRRVFRPSWQIAAHESDIPSPGDFHRLDYIGESVIVMRGEDQAIRAFTNVCRHRGARIVDAASGCARKLTCPYHGWTYDSGGRLTGVPMGASYAFDMADHGLATVEVENFHGFLFVRLEDDGGPSVAEMLAPYLSEIAAYRFEELRALGRVTLRPRAVNWKIIGDNYSDGLHIAVAHPGLKRLMGDGYGVEASSYADRMWGPILDRPSSHLSERAYQHFLPRIPHLGDERQRLWAYFKLWPNIAFDIYPDQIDFMQWLPLSPTQTLIREIPYAIPDKRREMRAARYLNWRINRQVNAEDRTLIDRVQAGVAAESFTVGPLSDREVALRHFCKRMRQIIPQARLHRAPAAGWSRAA; this comes from the coding sequence ATGGACGGCAGCGGGCAAGAGGATGATCCCGACGCGGCATGGAGCCTGCCCGGCTGGACCTATCGCGATCCCGAATTTTTCCATGCCGAACTGCGCCGGGTGTTCCGGCCATCCTGGCAGATCGCAGCGCATGAAAGCGACATCCCCTCCCCCGGCGACTTCCATCGGCTGGATTATATCGGGGAAAGCGTGATCGTAATGCGGGGCGAGGATCAGGCCATCCGCGCCTTCACCAATGTCTGCCGCCATCGCGGGGCGCGGATCGTCGATGCGGCGTCGGGCTGCGCAAGGAAGCTCACCTGCCCCTATCATGGCTGGACCTATGACAGCGGCGGGCGGCTGACCGGGGTGCCGATGGGGGCGAGCTATGCCTTCGACATGGCCGATCATGGGCTGGCGACTGTGGAAGTCGAGAATTTCCACGGCTTCCTGTTCGTGCGGCTGGAGGATGATGGCGGGCCTTCCGTGGCGGAGATGCTGGCGCCTTATCTGAGCGAGATCGCAGCCTATCGCTTCGAGGAATTGCGGGCGCTCGGTCGAGTGACGCTGCGCCCGCGGGCGGTTAACTGGAAGATTATCGGAGACAATTATTCGGACGGGCTGCATATCGCGGTGGCGCATCCGGGGCTGAAGCGGCTGATGGGCGATGGCTATGGCGTCGAGGCAAGCTCATATGCCGACAGGATGTGGGGACCGATCCTCGACCGGCCTTCCAGCCACCTTTCCGAGCGGGCCTATCAGCATTTCCTGCCGCGCATACCGCATCTGGGGGATGAGCGGCAGCGGCTTTGGGCCTATTTCAAGCTGTGGCCCAATATCGCTTTCGACATATATCCCGACCAGATCGATTTCATGCAGTGGTTGCCGCTGTCTCCGACGCAGACGCTGATTCGGGAGATTCCCTATGCGATTCCTGATAAGCGCCGGGAAATGAGGGCGGCGCGCTATCTTAACTGGCGGATCAACCGGCAGGTCAATGCCGAGGACAGGACATTGATCGATCGGGTGCAAGCGGGCGTGGCTGCGGAAAGCTTCACCGTGGGGCCACTGTCCGATCGGGAGGTGGCGCTCCGGCATTTTTGCAAGCGGATGCGGCAGATCATTCCGCAGGCGCGGCTGCATCGGGCGCCCGCGGCAGGGTGGAGCCGGGCCGCATGA
- a CDS encoding phytoene desaturase family protein gives MTKRYDAVIIGGGHNGLVCAFYLARAGYKVRILERRAIVGGAAVTEEFHPGFRNSTASYTVSLLHPKVIRDMALAEHGYRVIERPISNFLPQPDGRYLKLGGGVERTQAEFAKFSAKDAATLPAYYDALEVVADVLRDMTLKAPPNAGDGLAMVVAALRQGRRIGGLTLEQQRDVLELFTKSARGFLDGWFESEAVKAAFGFDAVVGNYASPDTPGSAYVLLHHVFGEVNGKKGVWGHSVGGMGTITRIMAQVVRAMGVEISLEAPVASVLVDGKRAVGVRLESGEEVMGKTIIANVGPKLLYERLMDPGDLPDDFLKRIRGFKTASGTFRMNVALSALPDFSCLPGVGEHHQSGIIIAPTLDYMDRAFMDAKRDGWSREPIVEMLIPSTVDESLAPHGCHVASLFCQQFAPVLPEGRSWDDEREAAADHIIATVDAHAPGFARSVIARDILSPLDLERKFGLVGGDIMHGNMTLDQLWAARPVLGHGAYRGPLKGLYMCGAGTHPGGGVTGAPGHNAAREVMKDGTLLGRWFGRA, from the coding sequence ATGACGAAACGCTATGACGCCGTCATCATCGGGGGCGGGCATAATGGCCTGGTCTGCGCCTTCTATCTGGCGCGGGCGGGGTACAAGGTGCGAATCCTCGAACGGCGCGCCATCGTCGGCGGCGCCGCCGTCACCGAGGAGTTCCACCCCGGCTTCCGCAATTCGACGGCGAGCTATACCGTCAGCTTGCTCCACCCCAAGGTGATCCGCGACATGGCTCTGGCCGAACATGGCTATCGCGTGATCGAGCGCCCCATCAGCAATTTCCTGCCGCAACCCGACGGCCGCTATTTGAAGCTGGGCGGCGGGGTCGAGCGGACGCAGGCCGAGTTCGCCAAGTTCAGCGCGAAGGACGCCGCCACCCTGCCCGCTTATTATGATGCGCTGGAGGTGGTCGCGGACGTGCTGCGCGACATGACGTTGAAGGCACCGCCCAATGCGGGCGATGGGCTGGCGATGGTGGTCGCCGCGCTCCGGCAGGGACGGCGGATCGGCGGGCTGACGCTGGAGCAGCAACGCGACGTGCTGGAGTTGTTCACCAAATCGGCGCGCGGCTTTCTGGACGGCTGGTTCGAGAGCGAGGCGGTGAAGGCCGCCTTCGGCTTCGACGCGGTGGTGGGCAATTATGCTTCGCCCGACACGCCGGGCAGCGCCTATGTGCTGTTGCACCATGTCTTTGGCGAGGTGAACGGGAAGAAAGGCGTCTGGGGCCATAGCGTCGGCGGCATGGGAACGATCACCCGGATCATGGCGCAGGTGGTGCGCGCAATGGGAGTGGAGATCAGCCTGGAGGCGCCGGTCGCGTCGGTGCTGGTCGACGGAAAGCGCGCCGTCGGCGTCCGGCTGGAAAGCGGCGAGGAAGTAATGGGCAAGACCATCATCGCCAATGTCGGGCCGAAGCTGCTTTATGAACGGCTGATGGACCCCGGCGACCTGCCGGACGATTTCCTGAAGCGCATCCGGGGGTTCAAGACGGCATCAGGCACCTTCCGCATGAATGTGGCGCTGTCGGCGCTGCCGGACTTTTCCTGCCTGCCGGGCGTGGGCGAGCATCACCAGTCGGGGATCATCATCGCGCCGACGCTGGATTATATGGACCGCGCCTTCATGGATGCGAAGCGCGATGGCTGGTCGCGCGAGCCGATCGTCGAGATGCTGATTCCTTCGACGGTCGACGAGAGTCTCGCCCCGCACGGATGCCATGTGGCGAGCCTCTTCTGCCAGCAATTCGCGCCGGTTTTGCCGGAGGGCCGCAGTTGGGATGATGAGCGCGAAGCGGCGGCGGACCATATCATCGCGACGGTCGATGCCCATGCGCCCGGCTTCGCGCGTTCGGTGATCGCGCGGGACATACTCTCGCCGCTCGATCTGGAGCGGAAATTCGGGCTGGTGGGCGGCGACATCATGCACGGCAATATGACGCTGGACCAGCTTTGGGCAGCGCGGCCGGTGCTGGGGCATGGGGCGTATCGCGGGCCGTTGAAGGGGCTCTATATGTGCGGCGCCGGGACGCATCCGGGCGGTGGCGTGACCGGCGCGCCGGGGCATAATGCGGCGCGAGAAGTGATGAAGGACGGAACGCTGCTGGGGCGGTGGTTCGGGCGCGCTTGA